Proteins encoded in a region of the Clostridium beijerinckii genome:
- a CDS encoding DUF3343 domain-containing protein encodes MDYYIIVFKNTYDAMSAEKKLKELDLEFRIMPTPTSITMSCGICVRIDKKADIDNIINNDLMEYKNIYYRNDEGYILIDK; translated from the coding sequence AGTATTCAAAAATACATATGATGCAATGTCAGCAGAAAAAAAATTAAAAGAATTAGATCTAGAGTTTAGAATAATGCCAACTCCTACATCTATAACTATGAGTTGTGGGATATGCGTGAGAATAGATAAAAAGGCAGATATAGATAACATAATAAATAATGATTTGATGGAATATAAAAATATATACTATAGAAATGATGAAGGATATATACTAATTGATAAATAG